TTGAATGAACCGTGTCACGACTCCTTCTCTGGATTAGGGTCCACCATGAACTTCATTGATGCCCATGTGCATGTTTGGACACCCGACACCGAACGCTATCCACTGGCAGCCGGGTTTCGAATTGAAAACATGGATCCCCCCAGTTTCACCACGGAGGAATTGAGTGAGCAGGCCGTTCCTGTCGGAGTCGATCGCGTCGTGCTGATCCAGATGTCGTTTTACGGTGTCGACAATTCCTACATGCTGGATGCCATCGCCAAACAACCCGCACGATACCGCGGAGTGGCGGTCATTGATTCGGATCGGCCCAATGTGGCCACGACGATGCGAGACCTGAAGAAAAAGGGTGTGCGGGGATTCCGTATTTATCCGAAAGACCAAGCGATCGATCGATGGTTGTCTACGGACGGAATGCGTGCCATGTGGAAGTGTGGCAGCGAAGAGAATCTGGCAATGTGCTGCTTGATGGGCCCCGACGGACTGCCCGCGCTCGATAAGATGTGTGACGAGTTTCCCAATACGCCGGTCGTCATTGACCACATGTGCCTGAT
This genomic interval from Schlesneria paludicola DSM 18645 contains the following:
- a CDS encoding amidohydrolase family protein, producing the protein MNFIDAHVHVWTPDTERYPLAAGFRIENMDPPSFTTEELSEQAVPVGVDRVVLIQMSFYGVDNSYMLDAIAKQPARYRGVAVIDSDRPNVATTMRDLKKKGVRGFRIYPKDQAIDRWLSTDGMRAMWKCGSEENLAMCCLMGPDGLPALDKMCDEFPNTPVVIDHMCLIGASGRLNPQEIQALCNMARHKQLSVKVSAFYALGHKKSPYQDLVPLIRRLCHEFGTDHLMWASDSPFQVVNGHTYKASIDLIQSSLDFLKPNDLEFLLRKTAERVFFR